One window of Campylobacter sp. RM12651 genomic DNA carries:
- the smpB gene encoding SsrA-binding protein SmpB, whose translation MKSVAENKKARFEYSIIDTYECGFALLGSEVVAVRHGKINLKDSFVRIIKGEAWLLDSHIGHMNTANKYFTHEDRRARKLLLHRAEIDKLIGKISTDGFTLVILNCYFKRGILKGTLALAKGKNLHDKRQAIKERDLKREARAYY comes from the coding sequence ATGAAAAGCGTTGCAGAGAATAAAAAAGCAAGATTTGAATATAGCATAATTGATACTTATGAATGTGGTTTTGCCTTATTAGGTAGCGAAGTTGTAGCTGTAAGACACGGCAAAATCAATTTAAAAGATTCTTTTGTAAGGATAATCAAAGGTGAAGCTTGGCTACTTGATAGCCACATAGGTCATATGAATACGGCGAATAAATACTTCACTCACGAAGATAGAAGAGCTAGGAAATTATTGCTTCATCGTGCAGAAATTGATAAATTAATAGGTAAAATCAGCACAGATGGATTTACTTTAGTAATACTAAATTGTTATTTTAAGCGTGGGATTTTGAAAGGAACTCTAGCTTTAGCAAAAGGAAAAAATCTTCACGATAAGCGTCAAGCAATCAAAGAAAGAGATTTAAAACGAGAAGCAAGAGCGTATTATTAA
- a CDS encoding DUF4105 domain-containing protein yields the protein MKFVFLLIISIFLRASDISVCYVSDSYKRLDTMFGHIFLAYNNKAASFNLNSNLNIKDNLSALFGVEGIMQILPKDKLIKFYEDDERQVKCYPLNLDDSQEANLSALFYEDEIYDTYTFLHKNCSSALSMYAKNYGVNLKSSLIPIRFVSLNTDYKKNFHKVGLFYEYDKKNSLDFEISILSLNDKLSHSLNILNFNKNYISPIKISEYEKISYEFELGIRYKKARVFANFFLGYYYEGFFIGANNYGLNIGYLKDFDNFGIKISADKKHINLNTYFDYKNYRLSLIANQNYAKIGLIYSF from the coding sequence ATGAAATTTGTATTTTTATTAATTATTAGTATTTTTTTAAGAGCAAGTGATATTAGTGTTTGTTATGTAAGTGATAGCTACAAGCGACTTGATACTATGTTTGGGCATATATTTTTAGCTTATAACAATAAAGCGGCTAGTTTTAATCTAAATAGTAATTTAAATATTAAAGATAATTTATCAGCACTTTTTGGAGTAGAAGGCATTATGCAAATTTTGCCTAAGGATAAATTAATTAAGTTTTATGAAGATGATGAAAGACAAGTAAAATGCTATCCGCTTAATTTAGATGATAGCCAAGAAGCCAATCTATCAGCTTTATTTTACGAAGATGAGATTTATGATACTTATACATTTTTGCATAAAAATTGCTCATCGGCTTTAAGTATGTATGCCAAAAACTATGGTGTTAATCTTAAATCAAGCCTAATTCCAATTCGTTTTGTATCACTTAATACTGATTATAAAAAGAACTTTCATAAAGTAGGATTGTTTTATGAATATGATAAAAAAAATAGCCTTGATTTTGAGATAAGTATTCTTAGTCTAAATGATAAATTATCTCATAGTTTAAATATATTAAACTTTAATAAAAATTATATAAGCCCTATAAAAATTAGCGAATACGAAAAGATTAGCTATGAATTTGAATTAGGAATTAGATATAAAAAGGCTAGGGTGTTTGCTAATTTTTTCTTAGGGTATTATTATGAAGGTTTTTTTATAGGGGCTAATAATTATGGCTTAAACATAGGTTATTTAAAGGATTTTGATAATTTTGGTATAAAAATTAGTGCTGATAAAAAACATATAAATCTTAATACTTATTTTGATTATAAAAATTATCGTTTAAGTTTAATTGCTAATCAAAATTACGCTAAAATCGGTCTTATATACTCATTTTAA